In Mucinivorans hirudinis, the DNA window CACCTAACTCTTTATATTGCAATGTCTTTGCAAAATCCCGACCAACCATCTGAACCTCTAACGCAAGTGTTAGCTGCGTTGGGTGTTGCGCGACATAGCTAATGAGTGGAGTAAATTCTCCTGTGCAGTTTTTTATAATTTCTTCGCGTTGCTCGCCATACTCCTTGTTCGAGTGTGGTTTTCCATAAAAGACCCAGCGCAGAGGCACTAACTCCGTGCTCTTGGCGGCAGCCACCAATTCAGCCAACGCTCCACTGAAAGTGGGCTTTGTACTCCTATATATATTGTATAGTATGTTGTGAGCCATATTTTAGGGAATTGGGAATTTGGGAATCGTTTATGTTCCCATTCCGAGAACCGATTCACGATTCCTTGTTTATCAAAGAAATTATAAGCTGTTTACGTATTCCACCAATTCGTCTATCTCTTTCGAGGTAATTTTCTTAGTTATGCCGTGTCTGTGCACCTCGAAAACATCGCGCATCGTAGCCGCTCTGCCATCGAAAAGATAAGGAGCAGTGCGCCAAACCTCTCTCAGAGTAGGAGTGTCCCAACCAGCCTCAAACTCAATATCTTCGCCAATTCTATACATCTTCATATCCGTATAGTAGATGCCCGAGTGGCAGTTGTCGCACTCGAATTTTTCAAACACTTTGCGTCCGCGCTCTGCCTTTTCCGACAGCTTGCCATTGACCAAATAGGGACTCGGTACAGGTTGCAAACCCTTCGTATACTCATCCACCCACGTTGCCCACTCCTCGGGAATTTCGTAGAACTGTATATGTGTAAACCCCTTACGATTTGCAATTTCCGCCGAAGCACGAATTCCTGAAATCATCGAGGGGGGGGTCTGTATAGAGAATAGCAGACTTTTGCAGTTTTTGGGATTGCCAATGCCGTCATTCATCAAATCCCAGTTCATACCATCCGTGCGCCCGTCGCCGGGGTGACAACCATTGCACGACTGCCAATTTTGGAAACAGTACTGCGCATCATTAAAAATACGCTCACCGCGCTGCGCAAGGGTCTCAGTTCTATTCGCATTGAGATTAACGGAACTCAATTCATCACCTCCCAAATCATAAATATTGAGTATATCTGCAAAATATGTAGGAATATAGGCTTTGTTATCGATTATCGAAAAGTTACGAGGCCCGTTTCCCTTCAGCGGAATGCGTTTGCGAAGTCCGTACATAAATCGCAAGTCATACGCCAATGTCTCTACTGAACCTTTGTAGTTGGTCAGTTTTTCGATAAATTTGGGGTAGTTAATAACGCTAATATCGTGTGTACCACTGTGAGTTACAATTATATTTTCGGGCGTTGTTTGTATTCCCCAAATTCCTGCTGCGCCACGATCAGGGTCATCAAGCACCACAGCACCTATGTAATTATGTGTTGCAACATCGATTACACTCATTGCAGAGGTATTCATCCACCCCTGCTGCAACTGTGAGGTGGGAACCGTAAAGCGCCCAAGATTATGAGAAACAAGAACATACTTTCCATCGGCAGTAAGAGCCATTCCTCGCAAGGCGTTGCTGCCGTTGGCTAGTTTTATGTTTTTTTCTACCGTGAAGTTTGAAAGGTTTATTATTGACACCTCCGCTGCAACATATTCTAAATTAGCCTGTCCGGCAGGAAGGAAGTTTGCCACAAAGAGATATTTGCCATCCGCACTGGCTACCGCGGCTTTGGGTTCGCG includes these proteins:
- a CDS encoding putative surface layer protein with cytochrome c domain, with amino-acid sequence MVSSNGGFALAQAGAKSVDFVSSDCKTIKKRVSLQQTPSGITTDGKKIFVTTADADGQLIVISADGTIEKSIPVGHYPIAPIVLGGKILLMNQFENAVSEIDPKQGKVLRRVIVTREPKAAVASADGKYLFVANFLPAGQANLEYVAAEVSIINLSNFTVEKNIKLANGSNALRGMALTADGKYVLVSHNLGRFTVPTSQLQQGWMNTSAMSVIDVATHNYIGAVVLDDPDRGAAGIWGIQTTPENIIVTHSGTHDISVINYPKFIEKLTNYKGSVETLAYDLRFMYGLRKRIPLKGNGPRNFSIIDNKAYIPTYFADILNIYDLGGDELSSVNLNANRTETLAQRGERIFNDAQYCFQNWQSCNGCHPGDGRTDGMNWDLMNDGIGNPKNCKSLLFSIQTPPSMISGIRASAEIANRKGFTHIQFYEIPEEWATWVDEYTKGLQPVPSPYLVNGKLSEKAERGRKVFEKFECDNCHSGIYYTDMKMYRIGEDIEFEAGWDTPTLREVWRTAPYLFDGRAATMRDVFEVHRHGITKKITSKEIDELVEYVNSL